One genomic region from Prunus persica cultivar Lovell chromosome G3, Prunus_persica_NCBIv2, whole genome shotgun sequence encodes:
- the LOC109947892 gene encoding zinc finger MYM-type protein 1-like: MERYFKRRFASTTSSSDNVGSSSSRDVDISRDVDISRDVDSSKESELQDILANLIADPGLRPQMLDYDPNIRDEVRRAYLQKGPCQPKDHTFPQTDLSGYDRRFNVKWFDEFDWLEYSISKDAAFCLYCYLFKSNFRIGQGCSDAFTEMGFRNWKKKDKIRQHVGPVGSVHNQSRQYCVDLMNQKQHIRTALIKQSEQARIDYRICLTASLDCVRFLLRQGLPFRGHDESDTSSNKGNYLELLQFLADHDEKVKAVVLENAPGNLKLIAPTIQKDLVNACATETIKKIIKDMNDAFFSLLVDESRDVSVKEQMAVVFRYVDKSGDVIERFVGIQHVRDTTSNSLKEAIDILFAREELSISMLRGQGYDGASNMKGEFNGLKTQILRENPCAYYIHCFAHQLQLALVAVAKGNADIATFFTSCNSLVNIVGASCKRRDILRDQLQKDVTEALEKDTFPTGRGLNQETCLKRPGDTRWNSHYVLKFIIEDGSTDNLGEANRSLREIQSFEFVFHLFFMRSILGATNDLSQALQRKDQDIENAMTLVKVCKDQLQHMRENAFEALLDQVSSFCAKHDILVPNMDDAYVAQWRSHRRAPIITHLHHYCVDIFIQIIEWQLAELNRRFSEVNTELLLCLTCLSPDDSFIAFDKQKLLRFAEFYPQDFNSRDLLALEDQLEIYITHMRTMTDFSQLKGIGSLARKMVEKGLHRTYNYVYLLLRLALTLPVATASVERAFSAMNIVKGPLRNRMGDQWLSEFTCLY; encoded by the exons ATGGAACGATACTTTAAGAGAAGGTTCGCATCAACTACTTCTAGTTCGGATAATGTGGGTAGTTCGAGTTCGAGAGATGTTGATATTTCTAGAGATGTGGATATTTCTAGAGATGTGGATAGTTCAAAAGAAAGTGAGTTGCAAGATATCTTAGCTAATCTTATTGCAGACCCTGGACTTCGACCTCAAATGTTGGATTATGATCCTAACATTAGAGACGAAGTTCGAAGAGCATATCTACAAAAGGGTCCATGTCAGCCCAAGGATCACACATTTCCACAAACTGATCTTTCAGGGTATGATCGACGCTTTAATGTCAAGTGGTTTGATGAATTTGACTGGTTGGAGTACAGTATTAGTAAAGATGCTGCATTTTGCCTTTATTGTTATCTCTTCAAATCCAATTTCAGAATTGGTCAAGGGTGTAGCGACGCCTTCACAGAGATGGGTTTTAggaattggaagaagaaagataaaattagGCAACATGTTGGACCTGTTGGAAGTGTTCATAATCAATCTAGACAGTATTGTGTGGATCTTATGAATCAAAAGCAACACATCCGAACAGCTTTGATAAAGCAATCAGAGCAAGCTCGTATTGATTATCGTATTTGCTTGACAGCTTCTCTTGATTGTGTGAGATTTTTATTGAGGCAAGGTCTTCCTTTTCGTGGGCATGATGAGAGTGACACTTCAAGCAACAAGGGGAATTATTTAGAGCTCTTACAGTTTCTTGCTGATCATGATGAGAAAGTGAAGGCCGTTGTGTTAGAAAATGCTCCCGGGAATCTCAAGTTAATAGCTCCAACAATTCAAAAAGATCTTGTGAATGCTTGTGCCACTGAAACTATTAAGAAAATCATCAAGGATATGAATGATGcattcttctctttattagttGATGAATCACGTGATGTGTCAGTAAAAGAACAGATGGCGGTGGTGTTTCGTTATGTGGACAAAAGTGGGGATGTAATTGAGAGGTTTGTGGGCATTCAACATGTTAGGGATACTACATCAAACTCACTCAAGGAGGCTATTGACATATTGTTTGCAAGAGAGGAATTGAGCATTTCCATGCTAAGAGGACAAGGATATGATGGAGCTAGTAATATGAAGGGTGAGTTCAATGGTCTTAAAACAcagattttgagagaaaatccTTGTGCCTATTATATTCATTGTTTTGCACATCAACTTCAATTAGCTCTTGTGGCCGTGGCAAAGGGAAATGCTGATATTGCCACTTTCTTCACATCTTGCAATAGCTTggttaatattgttggagCATCGTGCAAGCGTCGTGACATTCTTAGAGATCAACTACAAAAGGATGTTACGGAAGCTCTAGAAAAAGATACTTTTCCAACAGGGCGAGGCTTAAATCAAGAAACTTGTCTCAAGCGTCCCGGTGATACACGTTGGAACTCACATTATG TGCTCAAATTTATTATTGAGGATGGCTCCACTGATAATCTAGGTGAAGCAAATAGGTCATTGAGAGAAATAcaatcttttgagtttgtatttcacctatttttcatgagaTCTATATTGGGAGCCACAAATGACTTGTCACAAGCATTACAGAGGAAAGACCAAGATATTGAGAATGCAATGACTTTAGTCAAAGTTTGCAAGGACCAACTACAACACATGAGAGAGAATGCATTTGAAGCCTTGCTTGATCAAGTATCTTCCTTTTGTGCCAAACATGATATCTTGGTTCCAAACATGGATGATGCATATGTAGCTCAATGGAGATCACATCGGAGAGCTCCTATAATAACACACCTCCATCATTATTGTGTGGACATCTTTATTCAAATCATTGAGTGGCAACTTGCGGAATTAAATCGTCGCTTTAGTGAGGTAAATACTGAGTTActtctttgtttgacatgttTGAGTCCAGATGATTCATTCATAGCTTTTGACAAACAAAAGCTACTTCGTTTTGCTGAATTTTATCCTCAAGATTTTAATTCCCGAGATCTCTTGGCacttgaagatcaacttgAGATTTATATTACTCATATGCGTACGATgactgatttttctcaattgaAAGGGATTGGTAGCCTTGCAAGAAAAATGGTGGAGAAAGGGTTGCATAGAACATATAATTATGTTTATTTGCTTCTCAGATTAGCCTTAACTTTACCGGTTGCAACTGCTTCTGTGGAGAGAGCATTTTCTGCTATGAATATTGTGAAAGGTCCACTTCGCAACCGAATGGGAGATCAATGGTTGAGTGAGTTTACTTGTTTATATTGA
- the LOC18782523 gene encoding photosynthetic NDH subunit of subcomplex B 3, chloroplastic gives MGSLQLSSCGSSFCSLPFHLINSTIANSHSTLRPSKPLSFFSRGKIRAVSTSQENPSGAIDPEQPPLVDFAFVSSVLLPDQTPDVHLRQACGGQKLRNIMLDSNIDLYGPYARTLLNCGGVGTCGTCMVEVVQGKELLNPRTGKEKEHLKKKPKNWRLACQTTVGKPDSRGLVVVQQLPEWKAHEWRYEEILVDPSQPS, from the exons atgGGCAGTCTCCAACTGAGCTCTTGTGGTTCATCTTTTTGCTCCCTCCCATTTCACTTGATAAATTCCACCATTGCCAACTCCCATTCAACTCTCAGACCCTCTAAGCCTCTCAGCTTCTTCTCCAGAGGAAAAATTAGAGCAGTTAGCACATCCCAAGAGAACCCATCTGGAGCTATTGACCCAGAGCAACCCCCTTTGGTTGATTTTGCATTTGTTAGT tcTGTGTTACTTCCTGATCAAACACCAGATGTGCATCTTCGTCAAGCTTGTGGAGGGCAGAAGCTTAGGAATATAATGTTGGATTCAAATATTGATTTGTATGGACCCTAT GCCAGGACTCTGCTCAATTGTGGGGGAGTAGGAACCTGCGGGACATGTATGGTTGAG GTTGTTCAAGGAAAAGAGCTGTTAAACCCTCGAACAGGAAAAGAGAAGGAACACCTTAAAAAG AAACCGAAAAATTGGAGACTTGCTTGCCAAACCACAGTTGGGAAACCTGATTCTAGAGGACTG GTTGTTGTCCAACAACTGCCAGAATGGAAAGCACATGAATGGCGTTATGAAGAAATCCTAGTAGACCCTTCACAACCATCATAG
- the LOC18783651 gene encoding protein JINGUBANG, with product MEFNCEKNLWSFMDAERKRIKLPRRLSFGGDQQQSSETNNIHSASSARPSVAASEPSIPTRPTSPGTPWTLSPVRTSPSQPLLYHCIASLHRHEGNIFSITLSKDFVFTGSESSRIHAWKQPDCTEIGYIKAASGQVRAILSSGKMLFTTHGDCKVRIWDASTAENFRPKKVTTLPQRNRFLFFSRKSSQQHNDHISCLAYNKEDKLLYTGSWDKTVKAWKINERCCVDSFVAHEGQVNGIVINQEDGCVFTCSSDGSVKIWRRVFGESSHILTMTLKFQLSPVNALALSSSPNTTLLYSGSSDGLINFWEKEKMSGRYNHGGFLQGHHFAVLCLVALGELVFSGAEDATIRVWRREEGNCFHSCISVIEGHHGPVRCLAVSLETENVVGVKGLLVYSASLDQTFKVWRVKVFPTEKVNMDESAKDPQREIVECETSPVLSPSWVEKKLLGNYFQ from the coding sequence ATGGAGTTCAATTGTGAGAAAAACCTCTGGAGCTTCATGGATgcggaaagaaagagaatcaAGTTGCCTCGGAGACTTTCTTTTGGTGGTGACCAGCAACAATCATCAGAAACCAACAACATTCATTCAGCTTCTTCAGCAAGACCTTCTGTTGCTGCTTCTGAACCATCAATTCCTACACGGCCTACGAGCCCTGGGACACCATGGACACTATCCCCAGTGCGCACCTCTCCCTCCCAACCCCTTCTTTACCATTGCATTGCCTCCCTCCACCGACATGAAGGTAACATTTTCTCCATCACACTATCAAAAGATTTTGTATTCACAGGCTCAGAAAGTAGCCGGATTCATGCTTGGAAGCAGCCGGATTGCACTGAAATTGGTTACATAAAGGCTGCTTCAGGTCAAGTTCGAGCCATCTTGTCCTCAGGGAAAATGCTATTCACCACACATGGTGACTGCAAAGTTCGCATATGGGATGCGTCCACTGCAGAGAATTTTAGGCCGAAAAAGGTCACAACTCTGCCTCAAAGAAAtcgatttttgttcttttcaagAAAGAGCAGCCAGCAGCACAATGATCACATCTCTTGCCTAGCTTACAACAAGGAAGACAAGCTGTTGTACACAGGCTCGTGGGACAAAACAGTCAAAGCTTGGAAGATCAACGAGAGGTGTTGTGTGGATTCATTTGTGGCTCATGAAGGTCAAGTAAATGGGATTGTCATCAACCAAGAAGATGGTTGTGTTTTCACTTGCTCCTCAGATGGCTCAGTCAAAATCTGGAGAAGGGTGTTTGGTGAAAGTTCTCACATTCTGACCATGACTCTCAAGTTCCAGCTTTCGCCAGTGAATGCCTTGGCATTGAGCTCGTCACCGAACACCACCCTCCTCTACTCTGGCTCATCAGATGGGCTTATAAACTTTTgggagaaggagaagatgTCTGGGAGGTACAACCATGGAGGGTTTCTGCAAGGTCATCATTTTGCTGTTCTTTGCTTGGTAGCCTTAGGAGAATTAGTCTTCAGTGGCGCCGAGGATGCAACCATAAGGGTTTGGAGAAGAGAGGAAGGGAATTGCTTCCATTCATGCATTTCTGTGATTGAAGGCCATCATGGGCCAGTAAGATGCTTAGCAGTTTCTTTGGAAACAGAGAATGTGGTGGGGGTGAAGGGTTTGTTGGTTTATAGTGCAAGCTTGGACCAAACTTTTAAGGTATGGAGGGTCAAAGTTTTTCCCACAGAGAAGGTAAACATGGATGAGTCCGCCAAAGACCCACAAAGAGAGATTGTGGAGTGTGAGACAAGTCCAGTGCTGTCACCTTCATGGGTAGAGAAAAAGCTTCTAGGCAACTATTTCCAGTAG
- the LOC18783141 gene encoding aquaporin TIP2-1, with protein sequence MAKIAFGRFDDSFSLGSLKAYLAEFISTLLFVFAGVGSAIAYNKLTSNAALDPAGLVAIAIAHGFALFVAVAIGANISGGHVNPAVTFGLALGGQITVLTGIFYWIAQLLGAIVAAFILKFVTGGLTIPIHSLAAGVGAIQGVIFEIIITFALVYTVYATAADPKKGALGTIAPMAIGFIVGANILAAGPFSGGSMNPARSFGPAVASGDFHDNWIYWVGPLIGGGLAGLIYGNVFFHTEHAPLVNEY encoded by the exons ATGGCCAAAATAGCATTTGGGCGCTTTGATGATTCTTTCAGTTTGGGTTCCCTTAAGGCCTATCTTGCAGAGTTCATCTCAACCTTGCTCTTTGTTTTTGCAGGAGTTGGTTCAGCCATTGCTTACA ACAAGTTGACATCCAATGCTGCTCTTGATCCTGCTGGGCTAGTAGCCATTGCTATTGCCCATGGCTTTGCTCTCTTTGTTGCAGTCGCAATTGGCGCCAACATCTCTGGTGGACATGTGAACCCAGCGGTCACCTTTGGATTGGCTCTTGGTGGCCAAATCACTGTCCTCACTGGCATCTTCTACTGGATTGCGCAGCTTCTTGGTGCCATTGTTGCTGCCTTCATCCTCAAGTTCGTCACCGGAGGCTTG ACAATTCCAATCCACAGTTTGGCTGCCGGAGTTGGAGCCATTCAAGGAGTAATCTTTGAGATCATCATCACCTTTGCTTTGGTTTACACTGTGTATGCAACAGCAGCTGACCCCAAGAAGGGCGCATTGGGCACCATTGCCCCCATGGCCATTGGTTTCATTGTTGGGGCTAACATCTTGGCTGCCGGCCCATTCTCCGGCGGATCAATGAACCCAGCTCGCTCTTTCGGGCCTGCCGTTGCTAGCGGCGACTTCCACGACAACTGGATCTACTGGGTTGGGCCCCTCATTGGTGGTGGGCTTGCTGGGCTTATCTATGGCAATGTTTTTTTTCACACAGAGCATGCACCCTTAGTCAACGAGTATTGA